A DNA window from Pseudomonas tohonis contains the following coding sequences:
- a CDS encoding ABC transporter ATP-binding protein, whose product MTAPLLAFKDVDVFYGPIQALKKVSLHINEGETVSLIGSNGAGKSTLLMSIFGQPRASAGEILYGGVDISRKSPHYVASNGIAQSPEGRRVFPDMSVEENLLMGTIPIGAQHADEDMQRMFDLFPRLKERRNQRAMTMSGGEQQMLAIARALMSRPRLLLLDEPSLGLAPIVVKQIFQTLRELAKSGMTIFLVEQNANHALRLSDRAYVMVTGEIRMSGTGEELLGNQDVRNAYLGGH is encoded by the coding sequence ATGACGGCACCCCTCCTGGCATTCAAGGACGTCGACGTCTTCTACGGCCCCATCCAGGCGCTGAAGAAGGTCAGCCTGCACATCAACGAGGGCGAGACGGTGAGCCTCATCGGCTCCAACGGCGCAGGCAAGTCCACGCTGCTGATGTCGATCTTCGGCCAGCCCCGCGCCAGCGCCGGGGAGATCCTCTACGGCGGTGTGGATATCTCGCGCAAGTCCCCGCACTACGTGGCCTCCAACGGCATCGCGCAGTCGCCGGAAGGGCGCCGGGTGTTCCCCGACATGAGCGTGGAGGAGAACCTGCTGATGGGCACCATCCCCATCGGCGCCCAGCATGCGGACGAGGACATGCAGCGCATGTTCGACCTCTTCCCGCGGCTCAAGGAGCGGCGCAACCAGCGCGCCATGACCATGTCCGGCGGCGAGCAGCAGATGCTCGCCATCGCCCGCGCGCTGATGAGCCGTCCCCGCCTGCTGCTGCTCGACGAACCCTCGCTCGGGCTCGCGCCCATCGTGGTCAAGCAGATCTTCCAGACCCTGCGCGAACTGGCGAAGAGCGGCATGACCATCTTCCTGGTGGAGCAGAACGCCAACCACGCCCTGCGCCTCTCCGACCGCGCCTACGTGATGGTCACCGGGGAAATCCGCATGAGCGGCACGGGCGAGGAACTGCTCGGCAACCAGGACGTGCGCAACGCGTATCTGGGGGGGCATTGA
- a CDS encoding ATP-binding cassette domain-containing protein, with translation MSDDNILSVERLMMHFGGIKALNDVSLEIKRHSISALIGPNGAGKTTVFNCLTGFYKATGGSIRLNARGTCTDVIKVLGEPFQATDFVNPAQFGSRVWFKMFGGTHLVNRAGLARTFQNIRLFREMSVVENLLVAQHMWVNRNLLAGILNTPGFRRAEEDALNHAFYWLEVVDLVDCANRLAGELSYGQQRRLEIARAMCTRPQLICLDEPAAGLNPAETEALSRIIRKLRDEHELTVLLIEHDMGMVMSISDHIVVLDHGVVIAQGGPEAIRNDPKVIAAYLGADEEEVA, from the coding sequence ATGAGCGACGACAACATCCTCAGCGTCGAACGCCTGATGATGCACTTCGGCGGCATCAAGGCGCTCAACGACGTCAGCCTGGAGATCAAGCGCCACTCGATCTCCGCGCTGATCGGCCCCAACGGCGCCGGCAAGACCACCGTGTTCAACTGCCTCACCGGCTTCTACAAGGCCACCGGCGGCAGCATCCGCCTCAACGCCCGGGGCACCTGCACCGACGTGATCAAGGTGCTGGGCGAGCCCTTCCAGGCCACCGACTTCGTCAACCCGGCGCAGTTCGGCAGCCGCGTCTGGTTCAAGATGTTCGGCGGCACCCACCTGGTGAACCGCGCCGGGCTGGCGCGCACCTTCCAGAACATCCGCCTGTTCCGGGAGATGTCGGTGGTGGAGAACCTGCTGGTGGCCCAGCACATGTGGGTCAACCGCAACCTGCTGGCCGGCATCCTCAACACCCCCGGCTTCCGCCGCGCCGAGGAGGACGCGCTGAACCACGCCTTCTACTGGCTGGAGGTGGTGGACCTGGTGGACTGCGCCAACCGCCTGGCCGGTGAGCTCTCCTACGGCCAGCAGCGCCGCCTGGAGATCGCCCGCGCCATGTGCACGCGGCCGCAACTGATCTGCCTGGACGAACCCGCCGCAGGCCTCAACCCGGCGGAAACCGAGGCGCTCAGCCGGATCATCCGCAAGCTGCGCGACGAACACGAACTGACCGTACTGCTGATCGAGCACGACATGGGCATGGTGATGAGCATTTCCGACCACATCGTGGTGCTGGACCACGGCGTGGTGATCGCCCAGGGCGGCCCCGAGGCGATCCGCAACGACCCGAAGGTGATCGCCGCCTACCTGGGCGCCGACGAGGAGGAAGTGGCATGA
- the livM gene encoding high-affinity branched-chain amino acid ABC transporter permease LivM, translating to MSSAIARKPIDIKKSLVDTVLAGLLALIVFGPIVGVVLDGYSFNLEFGRVGWMIGIVMLGRFLLSLYLQSARGSVLLERFESSGSGVHVRAPDFKSSLRWVLPLILVAAVIFPFFASKYLLTVVILGLIYVLLGLGLNIVVGLAGLLDLGYVAFYAIGAYGLALGYQHLGLGFWSVLPLSALAAALAGGLLGFPVLRMHGDYLAIVTLGFGEIIRLVLNNWLSFTGGPNGMPVPSPTFFGLEFGRRAKDGGVPFHEFFGIAYNPNLKFLFIYVVLFLVVMLVLYIKHRLTRMPVGRAWEALREDEIACRSLGLNHVLVKLSAFTLGASTAGLAGVFFASYQGFVNPSSFTFFESALILAIVVLGGMGSTVGVVIAAFVLTVAPELLRSFADYRVLLFGILMVLMMIWRPRGLIRISRSGFTPRKGVAP from the coding sequence ATGTCCTCTGCCATTGCTAGAAAACCCATCGATATCAAGAAGAGCCTCGTCGACACGGTGCTCGCCGGGCTGCTGGCGCTCATCGTCTTCGGCCCCATCGTCGGCGTGGTGCTCGACGGCTACAGCTTCAACCTGGAGTTCGGCCGCGTCGGCTGGATGATCGGCATCGTCATGCTCGGTCGCTTCCTGCTCAGCCTGTACCTGCAGAGCGCCCGTGGCTCCGTGCTGCTGGAGCGCTTCGAAAGCAGCGGCTCGGGCGTGCACGTGCGTGCGCCGGACTTCAAGAGCAGCCTGCGCTGGGTGCTGCCGCTGATCCTGGTGGCGGCGGTGATCTTCCCCTTCTTCGCCAGCAAGTACCTGCTCACCGTGGTCATCCTCGGGCTGATCTACGTGCTGCTGGGCCTGGGCCTGAACATCGTGGTCGGCCTCGCCGGCCTGCTCGACCTCGGCTACGTGGCCTTCTACGCCATCGGCGCCTACGGCCTCGCGCTCGGCTACCAGCACCTGGGGCTTGGCTTCTGGTCGGTGCTGCCGCTGTCGGCCCTGGCTGCCGCGCTGGCGGGCGGGTTGCTGGGCTTCCCGGTGCTGCGCATGCATGGCGACTACCTGGCCATCGTCACCCTGGGCTTCGGCGAGATCATCCGCCTGGTGCTCAACAACTGGCTGAGCTTCACCGGCGGCCCCAACGGCATGCCGGTGCCGTCGCCGACCTTCTTCGGCCTGGAGTTCGGCCGTCGCGCCAAGGACGGGGGTGTGCCCTTCCACGAGTTCTTCGGCATCGCCTACAACCCCAACCTGAAGTTCCTGTTCATCTACGTGGTGCTGTTCCTGGTGGTGATGCTGGTGCTCTACATCAAGCACCGCCTGACCCGCATGCCCGTCGGCCGCGCCTGGGAAGCGCTGCGCGAGGACGAGATCGCCTGCCGTTCCCTGGGCCTCAACCACGTGCTGGTGAAACTCTCCGCCTTCACCCTGGGCGCCTCCACCGCCGGCCTCGCCGGGGTGTTCTTCGCCAGCTACCAGGGCTTCGTCAACCCGTCCTCCTTCACCTTCTTCGAGTCGGCGCTGATCCTCGCCATCGTGGTGCTGGGCGGCATGGGGTCGACGGTGGGCGTGGTCATCGCCGCCTTCGTCCTCACCGTCGCCCCGGAGCTGCTGCGCAGCTTCGCCGACTACCGCGTGCTGCTGTTCGGCATCCTCATGGTGCTGATGATGATCTGGCGGCCGCGCGGGCTGATCCGTATCAGCCGCAGCGGCTTCACCCCGCGTAAAGGAGTAGCGCCATGA
- a CDS encoding ABC transporter permease subunit, translated as MDGIFLQQLINGLTLGSVYGLIAIGYTMVYGIIGMINFAHGEVYMISAYLSAITLALLAFFGLESFPLLILGTLLFTIAVTGVYGFVIERIAYRPLRNSTRLAPLISAIGMSLILQNYVQLSQGARQQGVPTLLDGALKFHVGEGFVQLTYTKVFILVAAFIGMGVLTYVIQCTKLGRMCRATQQDRKMASILGINTDRVISYVFVIGAAMAALAGVLITMNYGTFDFYAGFIIGIKAFTAAVLGGIGSLPGAMLGGIILGVAEAQFSGMVNTDYKDVFSFSLLVLILIFRPQGLLGRPHVAKV; from the coding sequence ATGGACGGTATTTTCCTGCAACAGCTGATCAACGGGCTGACCCTCGGGTCCGTCTACGGGCTCATCGCCATCGGCTACACCATGGTTTACGGCATCATCGGCATGATCAACTTCGCCCACGGCGAGGTGTACATGATCTCCGCCTACCTCTCTGCCATCACCCTCGCGCTGCTGGCGTTCTTCGGCCTCGAGTCCTTCCCGCTGCTGATCCTCGGCACCCTGCTGTTCACCATCGCGGTGACGGGCGTTTACGGCTTCGTGATCGAGCGCATCGCCTACCGGCCGCTGCGCAACTCCACGCGCCTGGCGCCCCTGATCTCCGCCATCGGCATGTCGCTGATCCTGCAGAACTACGTGCAGCTGTCCCAGGGCGCCCGCCAGCAGGGCGTGCCCACGCTGCTCGACGGCGCGCTGAAGTTCCACGTCGGCGAGGGCTTCGTCCAGCTCACCTACACCAAGGTGTTCATCCTGGTGGCCGCCTTCATCGGCATGGGCGTGCTGACCTACGTGATCCAGTGCACCAAGCTCGGGCGCATGTGCCGCGCCACCCAGCAAGATCGCAAGATGGCCTCGATCCTCGGCATCAACACCGACCGGGTGATCTCCTACGTGTTCGTCATCGGCGCCGCCATGGCCGCGCTGGCCGGCGTGCTGATCACCATGAACTACGGCACCTTCGACTTCTATGCCGGCTTCATCATCGGCATCAAGGCCTTCACCGCGGCGGTGCTCGGCGGCATCGGCTCGCTGCCCGGCGCGATGCTCGGCGGGATCATCCTCGGCGTCGCCGAGGCGCAGTTCTCGGGCATGGTCAACACCGACTACAAGGACGTCTTCAGCTTCTCCCTGCTGGTGCTGATCCTGATCTTCCGTCCCCAAGGCCTGCTTGGCCGCCCGCATGTCGCCAAGGTGTAA
- a CDS encoding branched-chain amino acid ABC transporter substrate-binding protein yields the protein MPHKTFKKGILAVAVTSVLSLTNLAFADVVIGVAGPHTGANASFGEQYWRGASQAAEDINAAGGVNGEKIKLVKADDACEPKQAVAVANRLVDQDKAIGVVGHFCSSSTIPASEIYDEAGIIAITPGSTNPQVTERGLTGMFRMCGRDDQQGIVAGDYIVDVLKAKKVAIIHDKDTYGQGLADATKAQLAKRGVKEVLYEGLTRGEKDFNALVTKIRATGAEVVYFGGLHPEAGPLVRQMREQGLTAKFLSGDGIVTDELVTTAGGPQYTKGVLMTFGADPRKIADGKAVIEKFRAGGFEPEGYTLYAYASLQALAAAFNGAGANEGAKASEWLKAHPVQTVMGKKEWDGKGDLKVSDYVIYEWDDQGKYHQQ from the coding sequence ATGCCTCACAAGACTTTCAAGAAAGGTATTTTGGCTGTTGCGGTTACCAGTGTTCTGAGCTTGACCAACCTTGCTTTCGCTGACGTGGTTATAGGTGTTGCCGGGCCTCATACCGGCGCCAACGCTTCCTTCGGCGAGCAGTACTGGCGTGGCGCGAGCCAGGCCGCCGAGGACATCAACGCCGCCGGTGGCGTCAACGGCGAGAAGATCAAGCTGGTCAAGGCGGACGACGCCTGCGAGCCCAAGCAGGCCGTGGCCGTGGCCAACCGCCTGGTCGACCAGGACAAGGCCATCGGCGTGGTCGGCCACTTCTGCTCGTCCTCCACCATCCCGGCATCGGAGATCTACGACGAGGCCGGCATCATCGCCATCACCCCCGGCTCCACCAACCCGCAGGTGACCGAGCGCGGCCTGACCGGCATGTTCCGCATGTGCGGCCGCGACGACCAGCAGGGCATCGTCGCCGGCGACTACATCGTCGACGTGCTCAAGGCCAAGAAGGTCGCGATCATCCACGACAAGGACACCTACGGGCAGGGCCTGGCCGACGCCACCAAGGCGCAGCTGGCCAAGCGCGGCGTGAAGGAAGTGCTGTACGAGGGCCTGACCCGTGGCGAGAAGGACTTCAACGCCCTGGTCACCAAGATCCGCGCCACCGGTGCCGAGGTCGTCTACTTCGGTGGCCTGCACCCCGAGGCCGGCCCGCTGGTCCGGCAGATGCGCGAGCAGGGCCTGACCGCCAAGTTCCTCTCCGGCGACGGCATCGTCACCGACGAGCTGGTCACCACCGCCGGCGGCCCGCAGTACACCAAGGGCGTGCTCATGACCTTCGGCGCCGACCCGCGCAAGATCGCCGACGGCAAGGCCGTGATCGAGAAGTTCCGCGCCGGCGGCTTCGAGCCGGAAGGCTACACCCTCTATGCCTATGCCTCCCTGCAGGCCCTGGCCGCCGCGTTCAATGGCGCCGGTGCCAACGAAGGCGCCAAGGCCAGCGAATGGCTGAAGGCGCACCCGGTGCAGACCGTGATGGGCAAGAAGGAGTGGGACGGCAAGGGCGACCTGAAAGTGTCCGACTACGTGATCTACGAGTGGGATGACCAAGGCAAGTACCACCAGCAGTAA
- a CDS encoding NAD(P)/FAD-dependent oxidoreductase yields the protein MPLRQECLWEYLTPALPKAETLNGEVRADVCVIGGGITGLNAAIRLLEQGRRVCVLEAHEVGHGGSGRNVGLVNAGLWIPPDEIEAGLGEPVGAQLNRTLGGAPAQVFAVIEKYGIDCQLRRDGTLHMAHNARGQADLASRCEQWQRRGAPVELLTGQACREATGTERIAAALLDRRAGTLNPMAYTRGLAQAVRYLGGSLFQHSAVTRLERQGDAWCVLSEHGSVIAPQVVIASNAYTEGEWTELRRNFFPGYYYQVASQPLPGEAAARILPGGQGSWDTRQVLSSIRRDADGRLLLGSLGNGARKPLWFLKAWADRIQGHYFPYLGKVQWEFSWTGCIAFTPDHLMRLFEPAPGLVAVTGYNGRGVTTGTVVGRAFADFLLSGSAESLPMPFQSMRGVGAPALRSGLYELGFSLYHAGQCLRVVI from the coding sequence ATGCCCCTGCGCCAGGAATGCCTCTGGGAGTATCTGACGCCGGCGCTGCCGAAGGCCGAGACGCTGAACGGCGAGGTCCGTGCCGATGTCTGCGTCATCGGTGGCGGCATCACCGGGCTCAACGCGGCCATCCGCCTGCTGGAGCAGGGCAGGCGGGTCTGCGTGCTGGAGGCCCACGAGGTGGGGCACGGCGGCTCGGGGCGCAATGTCGGCCTGGTCAACGCCGGGCTGTGGATTCCGCCGGACGAGATCGAGGCCGGCCTCGGCGAGCCGGTCGGCGCCCAGCTCAACCGCACCCTGGGTGGCGCGCCGGCCCAGGTGTTCGCGGTGATCGAGAAGTACGGCATCGACTGCCAGCTGCGCCGTGACGGCACCCTGCACATGGCCCACAACGCCCGTGGCCAGGCCGATTTGGCCAGCCGCTGCGAGCAGTGGCAGCGCCGCGGTGCGCCGGTGGAGCTGCTCACCGGGCAGGCCTGCCGCGAGGCCACCGGCACCGAGCGCATCGCCGCCGCGTTGCTCGACCGCCGCGCCGGCACCCTCAACCCGATGGCCTACACCCGGGGCCTGGCCCAGGCGGTGCGTTACCTGGGCGGCTCGCTGTTCCAGCACAGCGCGGTCACCCGCCTGGAGCGCCAGGGCGACGCCTGGTGCGTGCTCAGCGAACACGGCAGCGTGATCGCCCCGCAGGTGGTGATCGCCTCCAACGCCTACACCGAAGGCGAGTGGACCGAGCTGCGCCGCAACTTCTTCCCCGGCTACTACTATCAGGTCGCCTCCCAGCCCCTGCCGGGCGAGGCGGCGGCGCGCATCCTGCCCGGCGGGCAGGGCTCCTGGGACACACGCCAGGTGCTCAGCAGCATCCGCCGCGACGCCGATGGCCGGCTGCTGCTGGGCAGCCTGGGCAATGGCGCGCGCAAGCCGCTGTGGTTCCTCAAGGCCTGGGCCGATCGCATCCAGGGCCACTACTTCCCCTACCTGGGCAAGGTGCAGTGGGAATTCAGCTGGACCGGCTGCATCGCCTTCACCCCGGACCACCTGATGCGGCTGTTCGAACCGGCGCCGGGGCTGGTGGCCGTCACCGGTTACAACGGCCGGGGCGTGACCACCGGCACCGTGGTGGGCCGGGCCTTCGCCGACTTCCTCCTCAGCGGTTCGGCCGAATCGCTGCCCATGCCCTTCCAGAGCATGCGCGGTGTGGGTGCACCTGCGCTGCGCAGCGGGCTCTACGAGCTGGGCTTCTCCCTGTACCACGCGGGCCAATGCCTGCGCGTGGTCATCTGA
- a CDS encoding aldehyde dehydrogenase family protein: MVAALLDRLGVDPKLYQQGEHAVHTPIDGSVIARVQLEGRAEVERKIALAAEAFQAWRKVPAPRRGELVRQFGELLRQHKAELGELVSWEAGKITQEGLGEVQEMIDICDFAVGLSRQLYGLTIASERPGHHMREAWQPLGVVGIISAFNFPVAVWSWNAALALVCGNPVVWKPSEKTPLTALACQALFERVAKQFDGAPAHLSQVLIGDREAGEALVDDPRVALVSATGSTRMGREVAPRVAARFARSILELGGNNAMILAPSADLDLAVRAILFSAVGTAGQRCTTLRRLIAHESVREEIVQRLQAAYAKVRIGHPLQGNLIGPLIDKAGFDAMQRALEQARAEGGVVFGGERQLAGEFPDAYYVSPAIVQMPGQSAVVRHETFAPILYVVGYRDFDEALRLNNEVPQGLSSCLFTTDVREAELFTSAVGSDCGIANVNIGPSGAEIGGAFGGEKETGGGRESGSDAWKAYMRRQTNTVNYSHELPLAQGITFD; encoded by the coding sequence ATGGTTGCTGCATTGCTAGACCGCCTAGGCGTCGACCCGAAGCTCTACCAGCAGGGCGAGCACGCCGTGCACACCCCCATCGACGGCAGTGTCATCGCCCGCGTGCAACTGGAAGGCCGCGCGGAGGTCGAGCGCAAGATCGCCCTCGCCGCCGAGGCCTTCCAGGCCTGGCGCAAGGTGCCGGCGCCGCGCCGGGGCGAGCTGGTGCGCCAGTTCGGCGAGCTGCTGCGCCAGCACAAGGCCGAGCTTGGCGAGCTGGTGTCCTGGGAGGCCGGCAAGATCACCCAGGAAGGCCTGGGCGAAGTGCAGGAGATGATCGACATCTGCGACTTCGCCGTCGGCCTGTCGCGCCAGCTCTACGGCCTGACCATCGCCTCCGAGCGCCCCGGGCACCACATGCGCGAGGCCTGGCAGCCCCTGGGCGTGGTCGGCATCATCAGCGCCTTCAACTTCCCGGTGGCGGTCTGGTCGTGGAACGCCGCCCTGGCGCTGGTCTGCGGCAACCCGGTGGTGTGGAAGCCCTCGGAAAAGACCCCGCTCACCGCCCTGGCCTGCCAGGCCCTGTTCGAGCGCGTGGCGAAGCAGTTCGACGGCGCCCCCGCGCACCTCAGCCAGGTGCTGATCGGCGACCGCGAGGCCGGCGAGGCGCTGGTGGACGACCCCCGCGTCGCCCTGGTCAGCGCTACCGGCAGCACCCGCATGGGCCGTGAAGTGGCACCGCGCGTGGCGGCCCGCTTCGCCCGCAGCATCCTGGAGCTGGGCGGCAACAACGCCATGATCCTGGCCCCCAGCGCCGACCTCGACCTGGCGGTTCGCGCCATCCTCTTCAGCGCCGTCGGCACCGCCGGCCAGCGCTGCACCACCCTGCGCCGGCTGATCGCCCACGAGTCGGTGCGCGAGGAAATCGTCCAGCGCCTGCAGGCCGCCTACGCCAAGGTGCGCATCGGCCATCCGCTGCAGGGCAACCTGATCGGCCCGCTGATCGACAAGGCCGGCTTCGACGCCATGCAGCGCGCGCTCGAACAGGCCCGCGCCGAGGGGGGCGTGGTGTTCGGCGGTGAGCGCCAGCTGGCCGGCGAATTCCCGGACGCCTACTACGTGTCGCCGGCCATCGTGCAGATGCCCGGGCAGAGCGCGGTGGTGCGTCACGAGACCTTCGCGCCGATCCTCTACGTGGTCGGCTATCGCGATTTCGACGAGGCCTTGCGCCTCAACAACGAGGTGCCCCAGGGGCTGTCGTCCTGCCTGTTCACCACCGATGTGCGCGAGGCCGAGCTGTTCACCTCGGCGGTGGGCAGCGACTGCGGCATCGCCAACGTCAATATCGGCCCGAGCGGCGCGGAGATCGGCGGCGCCTTCGGTGGAGAGAAGGAGACCGGTGGCGGGCGCGAGTCCGGCTCGGACGCCTGGAAGGCCTACATGCGTCGGCAGACCAACACGGTGAACTATTCCCACGAACTGCCGCTGGCCCAGGGCATCACCTTCGACTGA
- a CDS encoding LysR family transcriptional regulator, producing the protein MLKRHMPSLTALQCFEAVARHLSFTRASEELALTQSAVSKQVAQLEEMLQHLLFRRVRRRLQLTPAGSLYLSEVRKILTQVEMSTHYMLSYGGETEVLRVATPPTFGARWLIPRLKGWRLRHPNVHLDVRNELEPDALLQGRADVALFFGQGALPGAECIRLFSEEVVPVCAPSSMPAEPFTDPTQLTTLVLLQNATRPEAWHEWFQSQDRHTEHSYHGPRFDTSYMCIRAAQAGCGVALLPRFLVEEELAEGKLVIPWNHAMPSRNAYYLAYPEHAAEVPKVRDFVRWMLEQLENGAQGPASHQEKTE; encoded by the coding sequence ATGCTCAAACGCCACATGCCGTCCCTCACCGCCCTGCAGTGCTTCGAAGCCGTGGCGCGCCACCTCAGCTTCACCCGCGCATCCGAGGAGCTGGCCCTGACCCAGAGCGCGGTGAGCAAGCAGGTGGCACAGCTGGAGGAGATGCTCCAGCACCTGCTGTTCCGCCGCGTGCGCCGACGCCTGCAGCTGACCCCGGCGGGCTCGCTGTACCTCTCCGAGGTGCGCAAGATCCTCACCCAGGTGGAGATGTCCACCCACTACATGCTGTCCTACGGCGGCGAGACCGAGGTGCTGCGCGTGGCCACGCCGCCGACCTTCGGCGCGCGCTGGCTGATTCCCCGCCTCAAGGGCTGGCGCCTGCGCCATCCCAACGTGCACCTGGACGTGCGCAACGAGCTGGAGCCGGATGCCCTGCTCCAGGGACGCGCCGACGTGGCGCTGTTCTTCGGCCAGGGCGCGCTGCCGGGCGCCGAATGCATCCGCCTGTTCAGCGAGGAAGTGGTGCCGGTCTGCGCCCCGTCGAGCATGCCCGCCGAGCCCTTCACCGACCCCACCCAGCTCACCACCCTGGTGCTGCTGCAGAACGCCACCCGCCCGGAGGCCTGGCACGAGTGGTTCCAGAGCCAGGACCGGCACACCGAGCACAGCTATCACGGGCCGCGCTTCGACACGTCCTACATGTGCATCCGCGCCGCCCAGGCCGGCTGCGGCGTGGCCCTGCTGCCGCGTTTCCTGGTGGAGGAGGAACTGGCCGAGGGCAAGCTGGTGATCCCCTGGAACCACGCCATGCCCAGCCGCAACGCCTACTACCTGGCCTACCCCGAGCACGCCGCCGAAGTGCCCAAGGTGCGCGACTTCGTGCGCTGGATGCTGGAACAGCTGGAGAACGGCGCCCAGGGGCCGGCGTCGCATCAGGAAAAAACGGAATGA
- a CDS encoding DUF1338 domain-containing protein, with product MNARERLLPLVAHVIGEPAARWVDAHVEVPGALDGFTFTEQRIHRAWLAEALNLCLFHKLVEAVPIGRTYVEEQRADGRQVLFDHGAIRTVDWPDNGALPRGRQAFVRILEPLGFTDVRTYPLTRLNMTGYAYRQMDLPEDIAQFFVSELHPGRFSEAFQLAVSRVVGASRDPLQLCHLATLDELWRTRHCSREQALDLLPALFDAFGCQHGAPLESDYEQLREESAEMAWIATEGNMFNHLTDRVADLESVVAAQNAKGRPMKASIEVSASGRVMQTAYRAVQVERDFIDAAGATVRRQVPGSFVEFIQRKADEADGRIDLAFDSSNAQGIFKMTAGT from the coding sequence ATGAACGCCCGCGAACGCCTCCTGCCCCTGGTCGCCCATGTGATCGGCGAACCCGCCGCCCGCTGGGTCGACGCCCACGTCGAAGTACCCGGCGCCCTGGACGGCTTCACCTTCACGGAGCAGCGCATCCACCGCGCCTGGCTGGCCGAGGCGCTCAACCTGTGCCTGTTCCACAAGCTGGTGGAGGCGGTACCGATTGGCCGCACCTACGTCGAGGAACAACGGGCCGACGGCCGCCAGGTGCTGTTCGACCACGGCGCCATCCGCACCGTCGACTGGCCCGACAACGGCGCCCTGCCCCGTGGCCGCCAGGCCTTCGTGCGCATCCTCGAGCCCCTGGGCTTCACCGATGTGCGCACCTACCCGCTGACCCGCCTGAACATGACGGGCTACGCCTACCGGCAGATGGACCTTCCCGAGGACATCGCCCAGTTCTTCGTCTCCGAACTGCACCCGGGGCGCTTCAGCGAAGCCTTCCAGCTCGCGGTCAGCCGCGTGGTGGGCGCCAGCCGCGACCCGCTGCAACTCTGCCACCTGGCGACGCTCGATGAACTCTGGCGCACCCGCCATTGCAGCCGCGAGCAGGCCCTCGACCTGCTGCCTGCGCTGTTCGACGCCTTCGGCTGCCAGCACGGCGCGCCCCTGGAAAGCGACTATGAGCAGCTGCGCGAGGAAAGCGCCGAGATGGCCTGGATCGCCACCGAGGGCAACATGTTCAACCACCTCACCGACCGCGTCGCCGACCTGGAAAGCGTGGTCGCCGCTCAGAACGCCAAGGGCCGGCCGATGAAGGCCAGCATCGAAGTCTCCGCCTCCGGGCGGGTGATGCAAACCGCCTACCGCGCGGTGCAGGTCGAGCGCGATTTCATCGACGCGGCCGGTGCCACCGTGCGGCGCCAGGTGCCCGGCTCCTTCGTCGAATTCATCCAGCGCAAGGCCGACGAGGCCGATGGCCGCATCGACCTCGCCTTCGACAGCAGCAACGCCCAGGGCATCTTCAAGATGACGGCAGGGACCTAG
- the azu gene encoding azurin, which produces MIRKLVVASVLALASAPLLAAECSVDVEGTDQMTFNTKEIKVSKSCKTFTVNLKHVGKLPKNVMGHNWVLSKTADAQAIATEGMTAGVDKDYLKADDARIIAHTKLIGGGETATTTIDVSKLAAGESYEFFCSFPGHVSMMKGTLALVD; this is translated from the coding sequence ATGATTCGCAAGCTCGTCGTTGCATCCGTGCTGGCCCTGGCCAGTGCCCCTCTGCTGGCTGCTGAATGTTCGGTGGACGTGGAAGGCACTGATCAGATGACCTTCAACACGAAGGAAATCAAGGTCAGCAAAAGCTGCAAGACCTTCACCGTGAACCTCAAGCACGTCGGCAAGCTGCCCAAGAACGTGATGGGCCACAACTGGGTCCTGAGCAAGACCGCCGACGCCCAGGCCATCGCCACCGAAGGCATGACCGCCGGTGTCGACAAGGACTACCTCAAGGCCGACGACGCCCGCATCATCGCCCACACCAAGCTGATCGGCGGCGGCGAGACCGCGACCACCACCATCGACGTATCCAAGCTGGCCGCTGGCGAGAGCTACGAGTTCTTCTGCTCCTTCCCCGGCCACGTCTCGATGATGAAGGGCACCCTGGCCCTGGTCGACTGA